Proteins encoded in a region of the Cytobacillus pseudoceanisediminis genome:
- a CDS encoding ABC transporter permease produces the protein MMGKLLAAEFMKIKRKGIWFLTVLGPVGVVAMQMVNYGVRKDYLFGQNDDRWGYYLDNIHSFTPLAIVLGIVILTSFMSSIENETNAWKQLIALPVSKMSVYLSKFTVLMVLLLVSSVLLMLFTIAFGLFLDLGGEIPYSGLLKYSFYPFFAALPVLALQLWAATVSVNQGVPITMGILGVILTYAGFTLPDWLIWKWPLLLNEWNEPLINVLLGIGAGVLLYTAGMIDFARRDVK, from the coding sequence ATGATGGGGAAATTGCTGGCAGCTGAATTTATGAAGATTAAGCGGAAAGGAATCTGGTTCCTGACCGTATTGGGTCCAGTTGGGGTAGTAGCCATGCAGATGGTCAATTACGGGGTGCGCAAGGATTATTTGTTCGGGCAGAATGATGACCGGTGGGGATATTATTTGGACAATATCCATTCGTTTACACCGCTTGCGATTGTACTGGGCATTGTAATCCTGACCTCTTTTATGTCGAGCATTGAAAATGAAACGAACGCCTGGAAACAGCTGATTGCATTGCCAGTTTCAAAGATGAGCGTGTATTTATCGAAGTTCACGGTGCTAATGGTTCTGCTCCTGGTTTCTTCTGTGCTTTTGATGCTGTTTACAATCGCTTTTGGATTGTTTCTGGATTTGGGCGGGGAGATTCCGTATTCCGGTCTGCTGAAATATAGCTTTTACCCTTTTTTTGCGGCATTACCTGTTTTGGCGCTGCAGCTTTGGGCAGCGACTGTGAGTGTAAACCAGGGGGTGCCCATAACTATGGGGATTTTGGGTGTGATTCTGACATATGCTGGTTTTACTTTGCCGGATTGGCTGATTTGGAAATGGCCGCTGCTGCTGAATGAGTGGAATGAACCGCTCATCAACGTCCTGCTTGGAATTGGAGCCGGCGTTTTATTATACACAGCCGGCATGATTGATTTTGCGAGAAGGGATGTGAAATAG
- a CDS encoding ABC transporter permease yields MLSILKSEWFKLRKSKIFGILLVGPLIGLGAGIGANTAETAGVMNEWYMLLIYMNLPYSILFLPLVTGVLASLVCRYEHQAGGWKQLLALPVTRGKVFAAKYALILLLVLLIQLFYLAAILGAGLYKGVADPFPAAIIWKSILGGWVATFPLVALQLWMSVWFKSFAAPFAVNVVFTLPSILAMNSEKVGPYYPWAQPFAMMYPAAGTGDIFFIPWGQLLTVIGGFFLLFYLGGYFCFQRKAV; encoded by the coding sequence ATGCTGTCTATTTTGAAGTCGGAGTGGTTTAAACTGCGAAAATCAAAGATCTTCGGCATTCTTTTAGTGGGCCCGCTGATTGGGCTGGGTGCCGGGATTGGGGCAAATACAGCTGAAACGGCGGGAGTGATGAATGAATGGTATATGCTTTTGATTTATATGAATTTGCCTTATTCGATCCTCTTTTTGCCGTTAGTCACAGGGGTTCTGGCAAGCCTTGTCTGCCGGTATGAGCATCAGGCCGGGGGCTGGAAGCAGCTTTTGGCACTGCCTGTCACAAGGGGAAAAGTGTTTGCAGCTAAGTATGCGCTAATCCTGCTATTGGTTTTGCTTATCCAGTTATTTTATTTAGCTGCCATTTTGGGAGCAGGATTGTATAAAGGTGTGGCCGATCCGTTTCCGGCAGCGATTATCTGGAAAAGCATATTGGGAGGCTGGGTCGCGACTTTCCCCTTAGTCGCTCTGCAGCTGTGGATGTCCGTCTGGTTCAAAAGCTTTGCGGCACCTTTTGCGGTCAACGTCGTTTTTACCCTGCCATCCATTCTGGCGATGAATTCCGAGAAAGTGGGTCCCTATTACCCATGGGCACAGCCATTTGCAATGATGTATCCTGCGGCAGGTACGGGTGATATTTTCTTTATCCCATGGGGACAGCTTTTGACTGTAATCGGCGGATTCTTTTTATTGTTTTATCTGGGCGGCTATTTTTGTTTTCAGCGGAAGGCTGTGTAG